A genomic region of Oncorhynchus mykiss isolate Arlee chromosome 16, USDA_OmykA_1.1, whole genome shotgun sequence contains the following coding sequences:
- the LOC110492266 gene encoding troponin C, slow skeletal and cardiac muscles, with protein sequence MDDVYKAAVENLTEEQKNEFKAAFDIACQGAEDGCISTKELGKVMRMLGQNPTPEELQEMIDEVDEDGSGTVDFDEFLVMMVRCMKEESKGKSEEELAELFRMFDKNGDGYIDLEELKTMLESTGEAITEDDIEELMKDGDKNNDGKIDYDEFLEFMKGVE encoded by the exons GTTGAGAACTTAACAGAAGAGCAGAAAAATG AGTTTAAGGCAGCCTTTGACATTGCATGTCAGGGTGCAGAGGACGGCTGCATCAGCACCAAGGAGTTGGGGAAAGTGATGAGAATGCTGGGGCAGAACCCCACCCCAGAGGAGCTGCAGGAGATGATAGATGAGGTGGATGAGGATG GCAGCGGGACAGTAGACTTTGATGAGTTCCTGGTGATGATGGTGCGCTGCATGAAGGAGGAGAGCAAAGGAAAATCAGAGGAAGAGTTGGCTGAACTTTTCCGCATGTTCGACAA AAACGGAGATGGCTACATTGATTTGGAGGAGCTGAAAACCATGCTGGAGTCAACTGGAGAGGCCATCACTGAGGATGACATCGAAGAGCTCATGAAGGATGGAGACAAAAATAATGACGGAAAGATTGATTATGATG AGTTCCTGGAATTCATGAAGGGGGTTGAGTAA